The following are encoded together in the Deinococcus soli (ex Cha et al. 2016) genome:
- a CDS encoding MmcQ/YjbR family DNA-binding protein — protein MQSIADLRALCAALPHSRETFPFGATTLVFKVGPDAAGKMYALTDVQADPVTVSMKVRPERGDELRAAHHAITPGYHLNKRHWVTVTLDGRVSPELIRELIVGSHALVVGGLTRAQREDLGL, from the coding sequence ATGCAGTCCATCGCCGACCTGCGCGCCCTGTGCGCCGCGCTGCCGCACTCGCGCGAGACGTTCCCGTTCGGCGCGACGACCCTGGTGTTCAAGGTCGGCCCCGACGCCGCCGGGAAGATGTACGCCCTGACCGACGTGCAGGCCGACCCCGTGACCGTCTCCATGAAGGTGCGGCCCGAACGGGGCGACGAGCTGCGTGCCGCGCACCACGCGATCACGCCCGGGTACCACCTGAACAAACGCCACTGGGTGACCGTGACGCTGGACGGCCGCGTATCGCCGGAGCTGATCCGTGAGCTGATCGTGGGCAGTCACGCGCTCGTCGTGGGTGGCCTGACCCGCGCGCAGCGCGAAGACTTGGGCCTGTGA
- a CDS encoding ABC transporter ATP-binding protein produces the protein MLEIRDLTVRYGPFTALHALNLSVQRGEIVVLLGANGAGKSTLFRTLSGLHRPSGGSATWNGTSLTTGRPELNVASGVAQCPEGRLLFPELSVEKNLRLGAFVHRRDPAGTARELERAYDLFPALIEKRHAPAGSLSGGQQQMVAIARALMARPQLLLLDEPSLGLAPLVVEQVFSAVQRVNETGVTVLLAEQNAFAALSIAHRGYVLEGGRLTLEGTQHALMTDDRVRSAYLGV, from the coding sequence ATGCTTGAGATCCGAGACCTGACCGTCCGCTACGGCCCCTTCACGGCGCTGCACGCCCTGAACCTCAGCGTGCAGCGCGGCGAGATCGTCGTACTGCTCGGCGCGAACGGCGCGGGCAAGAGCACCCTCTTCCGCACCCTGAGCGGCCTGCACCGCCCCTCGGGCGGCAGCGCCACCTGGAACGGCACGAGCCTCACCACCGGCCGCCCGGAACTCAACGTCGCCAGCGGCGTCGCGCAGTGCCCCGAGGGACGCCTGCTGTTCCCTGAACTGAGCGTCGAGAAGAACCTGCGCCTCGGCGCGTTCGTGCACCGCCGCGACCCCGCCGGAACCGCCCGCGAACTGGAACGCGCGTACGACCTCTTCCCCGCCCTGATCGAGAAACGCCACGCGCCCGCCGGGAGCCTGTCGGGCGGGCAGCAGCAGATGGTCGCCATCGCCCGCGCGCTCATGGCCCGCCCGCAACTGCTGCTGCTGGACGAACCCAGCCTGGGTCTGGCGCCGCTGGTCGTCGAGCAGGTGTTCAGCGCCGTGCAGCGCGTCAACGAGACCGGCGTGACCGTCCTGCTGGCCGAGCAGAACGCCTTCGCGGCGCTGAGCATCGCCCACCGCGGCTACGTGCTCGAAGGCGGGCGCCTGACCCTGGAGGGCACGCAGCACGCCCTGATGACCGACGACCGCGTCCGCAGCGCCTACCTGGGCGTGTAG
- a CDS encoding RrF2 family transcriptional regulator — MWVSTKAQYGLRALIEIARGDGNAVPLKDVAERQGISQHYLEQIASNLRRAGFIKSIRGAHGGYRLARAARDISAYDVVTAMEGSIAPVSCVEDDHICDSQNVCGTQSLWYRVDAALRDVLGGTTLADLIEDSNRQQHARLVQIDPSYPHLG; from the coding sequence ATGTGGGTGTCGACGAAAGCACAGTACGGCCTGCGCGCCCTGATCGAGATCGCGCGTGGTGACGGCAACGCCGTGCCCCTCAAGGACGTCGCCGAACGCCAGGGCATCAGCCAGCACTACCTGGAGCAGATCGCCAGCAACCTGCGCCGCGCCGGGTTCATCAAGAGCATCCGCGGCGCGCACGGCGGCTACCGGCTCGCGCGGGCCGCGCGGGACATCAGCGCGTACGACGTGGTGACCGCCATGGAGGGCAGCATCGCGCCCGTCTCCTGCGTCGAGGACGACCACATCTGCGACAGTCAGAACGTGTGCGGCACCCAGAGTCTCTGGTACCGCGTGGACGCTGCGCTGCGCGACGTGCTGGGCGGCACCACCCTCGCGGACCTGATCGAGGACAGCAATCGCCAGCAGCACGCCCGCCTCGTGCAGATCGACCCCAGCTACCCGCACCTGGGCTGA
- a CDS encoding branched-chain amino acid ABC transporter permease, whose amino-acid sequence MSRLIWPALFVLAAVVPFLQPSGYLLDVGVNIMLWAVLAYGLNVMLGYTGLLPLAHAGFFGIGAYTTGILTLKAGWSFWLAWPAGTLLAALAGLLLGLVAFRTRGDAFSIFTLGVGVIITLVINKWDDLTGGNDGLNGVPAPAGLEEASRAIGLKLSGGFYLLALLTLALTVLIVARARASSFGLSLLAIRGGEDLARSAGVNVYTHKLRAMMLSTALAGLAGGLYATYVGFLGSAVTGPTTTFTVLLYLLVGGLGTLAGPLLGTALIYSLTQTLKGLQDYQYIVFGPLLVLLVMYAPHGLAGLWARLRAARPARTAKTKEVSGA is encoded by the coding sequence GTGAGCCGCCTGATCTGGCCCGCGCTGTTCGTGCTGGCCGCCGTGGTGCCGTTCCTGCAACCCAGCGGGTACCTGCTGGACGTCGGCGTGAACATCATGCTGTGGGCGGTGCTCGCGTACGGCCTGAACGTCATGCTGGGGTACACGGGCCTGCTGCCGCTGGCGCACGCCGGGTTCTTCGGGATCGGGGCGTACACGACCGGCATCCTGACCCTGAAGGCCGGGTGGAGCTTCTGGCTGGCGTGGCCCGCCGGGACCCTGCTGGCGGCGCTGGCGGGGCTGCTGCTGGGGCTGGTGGCGTTCCGCACGCGCGGGGACGCCTTCTCGATCTTCACGCTGGGTGTCGGCGTGATCATCACGCTGGTGATCAACAAGTGGGACGACCTGACTGGCGGGAACGACGGCCTGAACGGCGTCCCTGCCCCTGCCGGGCTGGAGGAGGCGTCGCGCGCCATCGGCCTGAAACTGTCCGGGGGCTTCTACCTGCTGGCGCTGCTGACGCTGGCGCTGACGGTCCTGATCGTGGCGCGTGCCCGCGCGAGCAGCTTCGGGCTGTCCCTGCTCGCCATCCGCGGCGGGGAGGATCTGGCGCGCAGCGCGGGCGTGAACGTGTACACCCACAAGCTGCGCGCCATGATGCTCTCCACGGCGCTGGCCGGACTGGCGGGCGGCCTGTACGCCACGTACGTGGGCTTCCTGGGCTCGGCGGTGACCGGGCCCACCACGACCTTCACAGTGCTGCTGTACCTGCTCGTCGGGGGCCTGGGGACGCTGGCGGGGCCGCTGCTGGGCACCGCGCTGATCTACAGCCTCACCCAGACGCTCAAGGGCCTGCAGGACTACCAGTACATCGTGTTCGGGCCGCTGCTGGTGCTGCTCGTGATGTACGCCCCGCACGGCCTGGCGGGCCTGTGGGCGCGGCTGCGCGCCGCCCGACCCGCCCGCACGGCGAAGACCAAGGAGGTCAGCGGTGCTTGA
- a CDS encoding ABC transporter substrate-binding protein → MKKRFLFPTLLALAGSSALADKVVNIGYSGPLSGGAAFYGKDVQSGIDMAIAELNRSGVTVKGEKVTFKLVALDDRYLPNETATNVKRLTSQGIDIVFVPHAGGILTVQPLTNRDPEFLLVAYSSEPKILDSRNPLTFMLPPRYDNYLQPFTATQMKAFGKRLGLIGTTSAYGKQWTDAISDEWKKQGGTVLSNNGVDYNTTVDYSSAVTKALAEKPDVLFIGGPSQPTALVVKAAREQGFKGGFIVMDQAKFEQMDQVIPRSYLDGSVGVLPTKEFAGTQLFVTLYQRMYKKIPTSEAALNYMGMNIIAKAMELAGTTDDPVAIRAQLNAASKALPQSKTVYKLFGVTDKGHVDAEFVVASVKGGQYTRLRLIKTFK, encoded by the coding sequence ATGAAGAAACGGTTCCTCTTCCCCACCCTGCTGGCCCTGGCGGGCAGCTCCGCGCTGGCCGACAAGGTCGTGAACATCGGGTACTCCGGTCCCCTGTCGGGCGGCGCGGCCTTCTACGGCAAGGACGTGCAGAGCGGCATCGACATGGCCATCGCCGAACTGAACCGCTCGGGCGTGACCGTCAAGGGCGAGAAGGTCACGTTCAAACTGGTCGCGCTGGACGACCGCTACCTGCCAAACGAGACCGCCACGAACGTCAAACGCCTGACCAGTCAGGGCATCGACATCGTCTTCGTGCCGCACGCCGGGGGCATCCTGACCGTCCAGCCCCTGACGAACCGCGACCCGGAATTCCTGCTGGTGGCGTACTCCAGCGAACCGAAGATCCTGGACAGCCGCAACCCACTGACGTTCATGCTTCCGCCCCGCTACGACAACTACCTGCAGCCCTTCACCGCCACGCAGATGAAGGCCTTCGGGAAACGCCTGGGCCTGATCGGGACGACCAGCGCGTACGGCAAGCAGTGGACGGACGCGATCAGCGACGAGTGGAAGAAACAGGGCGGCACGGTCCTGTCGAACAACGGCGTGGATTACAACACCACCGTGGACTACTCCAGCGCCGTCACGAAGGCCCTGGCGGAGAAACCGGACGTGCTGTTCATCGGCGGGCCCAGCCAGCCCACCGCGCTGGTCGTGAAGGCCGCGCGCGAGCAGGGCTTCAAGGGCGGGTTCATCGTGATGGACCAGGCGAAATTCGAGCAGATGGACCAGGTCATCCCGCGCAGCTACCTGGACGGCAGCGTGGGCGTGCTGCCCACCAAGGAATTCGCGGGCACGCAACTGTTCGTGACGCTGTACCAGCGCATGTACAAGAAGATCCCCACCAGCGAGGCGGCGCTGAACTACATGGGCATGAACATCATCGCCAAGGCCATGGAGCTCGCCGGGACGACCGACGACCCGGTCGCGATCCGCGCGCAGCTGAACGCCGCCTCGAAGGCGCTGCCGCAGAGCAAGACGGTGTACAAGCTGTTCGGCGTGACCGATAAGGGGCACGTGGACGCGGAATTCGTCGTGGCCAGCGTCAAGGGCGGGCAGTACACCCGCCTGCGCCTGATCAAGACCTTCAAGTAA
- a CDS encoding metallophosphoesterase family protein: MRRLVLLLPLLLSAAPLSPSAQPVRLAILGDFNGPYGSTTYPAPLARSVTRIVNEWQPDAVLSPGDLIGAQQASLGDAQVRAMWAAFDREVREPLTRAGIPFAFTLGNHDASPRSPRDRREAATYWAAHVPPLAFVDRAAFPFRFSFTLGSGAVFVASLDASGPDVSAGQRAWLAAQLASPAARAAGARLVLGHLPLAGVSAGKNRPGEVLRDAPALRQIMEAGRVLAYVHGHHAAFYPARLGRLNVLSAGGIGGRDYVGHPGTARSTVTLLTVWPSQGRATFETVDAATGQPVDPASLPARLDGLNGPLVRVSDFR; encoded by the coding sequence ATGCGCCGACTCGTGCTCCTGCTGCCGCTGCTGCTCTCGGCGGCCCCCCTGTCACCGTCTGCCCAGCCGGTGCGCCTGGCGATCCTGGGGGACTTCAACGGGCCGTACGGCAGCACGACCTACCCCGCCCCGCTGGCCCGCAGCGTGACGCGGATCGTGAACGAGTGGCAGCCCGACGCGGTGCTCTCCCCCGGCGACCTGATCGGCGCTCAGCAGGCCAGCCTGGGGGACGCGCAGGTGCGGGCCATGTGGGCGGCCTTCGACCGGGAGGTGCGCGAGCCCCTGACCCGCGCGGGCATTCCGTTCGCGTTCACGCTGGGTAACCACGACGCCAGCCCCCGCAGTCCCCGTGACCGGCGCGAGGCCGCCACGTACTGGGCCGCGCACGTGCCCCCGCTGGCGTTCGTGGACCGCGCGGCGTTCCCGTTCCGGTTCAGTTTCACGCTGGGCAGCGGCGCGGTGTTCGTCGCGTCGCTGGACGCGAGCGGGCCGGACGTCTCCGCCGGGCAGCGGGCGTGGCTCGCCGCGCAGCTGGCCTCCCCGGCCGCGCGGGCGGCGGGCGCGCGGCTGGTCCTGGGGCACCTGCCCCTCGCCGGGGTGAGCGCCGGGAAGAACCGCCCTGGCGAGGTGCTGCGGGACGCTCCGGCGCTGCGGCAGATCATGGAGGCCGGGCGCGTGCTGGCCTACGTGCACGGGCACCACGCGGCGTTCTACCCGGCGCGGCTGGGCCGCCTGAACGTCCTGTCGGCCGGGGGCATCGGCGGCCGGGACTACGTGGGGCATCCGGGTACGGCGCGCAGCACTGTGACGCTGCTGACCGTGTGGCCCTCGCAGGGCCGCGCGACCTTCGAGACGGTGGATGCCGCGACCGGCCAGCCGGTGGACCCGGCGAGCCTCCCGGCGCGGCTGGACGGCCTGAACGGCCCGCTCGTGCGCGTGAGCGACTTCCGGTAG
- a CDS encoding quinone-dependent dihydroorotate dehydrogenase, with the protein MYRSLIKPLLFRLDAEDAHHLTIGLMDAASRVPAWPALARRVTAPASPMLEQTLWGQPFTSPVGLAAGLDKNGVAVPAFTALGFGFLEVGTVTPLPQPGNDRPRLFRLPQDGALINRMGFNNAGMTDLHARLGALGARPAPVWVNIGKNKVTANEDAAQDYRRCVAALQDVADGFVVNVSSPNTPGLRALQGADDLGALVREVLQEVEAQRVRTLKAPPVLVKLAPDLHPADFEASVDAAVTAGAAGLIISNTTLSRDGLTHPNQRETGGLSGRPLTRRATELVRAAYRQTGGRVPIVGVGGIFSAQDAYDRIRAGATLTEVYSALIFEGPGLVRDLNTGLARLLARDGFTHVREAVGTAG; encoded by the coding sequence GTGTACCGTTCGCTGATCAAGCCGCTGCTGTTCCGCCTGGACGCGGAGGACGCCCACCACCTCACGATCGGCCTGATGGACGCCGCGTCCCGCGTGCCCGCCTGGCCCGCCCTGGCGCGGCGCGTCACGGCGCCCGCATCCCCCATGCTGGAGCAGACGCTCTGGGGACAGCCCTTCACGTCCCCGGTAGGGCTCGCGGCGGGCCTGGACAAGAACGGCGTGGCCGTCCCGGCATTCACGGCGCTGGGCTTCGGTTTCCTGGAGGTCGGGACCGTCACGCCCCTGCCGCAGCCCGGCAACGACCGCCCCCGGCTGTTCCGCCTGCCCCAGGACGGCGCGCTGATCAACCGCATGGGCTTCAACAACGCCGGGATGACCGACCTGCACGCCCGCCTGGGCGCGCTGGGCGCGCGGCCCGCGCCGGTCTGGGTGAACATCGGGAAGAACAAGGTCACCGCGAACGAGGACGCCGCGCAGGACTACCGCCGCTGCGTCGCCGCGCTGCAGGACGTCGCGGACGGGTTCGTCGTGAACGTCAGCAGCCCCAACACGCCCGGCCTGCGCGCGTTGCAGGGCGCGGACGACCTGGGCGCCCTGGTGCGCGAGGTCCTGCAGGAAGTCGAGGCGCAGCGCGTGCGGACCCTGAAGGCTCCCCCGGTCCTCGTGAAACTCGCCCCGGACCTGCACCCCGCAGACTTCGAGGCCAGCGTGGACGCCGCCGTCACCGCGGGCGCGGCGGGCCTGATCATCAGCAACACCACCCTCTCCCGCGACGGCCTGACCCACCCCAACCAGCGCGAAACGGGCGGCCTGAGCGGACGGCCCCTCACGCGCCGCGCCACTGAACTCGTGCGCGCCGCGTACCGGCAGACCGGTGGGCGCGTCCCCATCGTCGGTGTGGGCGGCATCTTCAGCGCGCAGGACGCCTACGACCGCATCCGCGCCGGGGCCACGCTGACCGAGGTGTACTCCGCCCTGATCTTCGAGGGACCCGGCCTCGTCCGTGACCTGAACACCGGCCTGGCGCGCCTGCTCGCCCGCGACGGCTTCACGCACGTCCGTGAGGCCGTCGGCACCGCGGGCTGA
- a CDS encoding GNAT family N-acetyltransferase, which yields MPVTLQSVQPDHAAALRALTLPAAQADFTTHPAELLDSVPGDPQRQLITVLRGGAVAGAFVLAVGAYRDRYLTAPDPDAVALSSLSVDAAQQGRGVGTAAMRALPGLVRALYPLARRVILVVNQRNPGARRVYEKAGFQVTATREGRIGPQWVMTLPLD from the coding sequence ATGCCGGTCACCCTTCAATCCGTCCAGCCGGATCACGCCGCTGCCCTGCGCGCCCTGACGCTCCCCGCCGCGCAGGCCGACTTCACCACCCACCCGGCCGAGCTGCTGGACAGCGTGCCGGGCGACCCGCAGCGGCAGCTGATCACGGTGCTGCGTGGGGGCGCGGTCGCAGGTGCCTTCGTCTTGGCGGTCGGGGCGTACCGCGACCGGTACCTGACGGCCCCCGACCCGGACGCGGTGGCCCTCTCGTCCCTGAGCGTGGACGCGGCGCAGCAGGGGCGCGGCGTGGGTACGGCCGCCATGCGGGCCCTGCCGGGACTCGTGCGGGCGCTGTACCCGCTGGCGCGGCGGGTGATTCTGGTCGTGAACCAGCGCAATCCCGGTGCGCGGCGCGTGTACGAGAAGGCGGGCTTTCAGGTGACCGCCACCCGCGAGGGCCGCATCGGGCCGCAGTGGGTGATGACGCTGCCGCTGGACTGA
- a CDS encoding tRNA dihydrouridine synthase produces MNGPGFYQSRLQRPGAVLAPMAGYSDAPMRQLAAEQGALWTVSEMISARGLMGGGDTEKLNLGRPYPGEQGRVVQLFGAEPEVLAGAVARVEAWFAPAAIDLNMGCPVPKIRGKGGACLLQTPETAYDLVRAMRSATTLDVSAKIRLGWDHDRSVEVAQGLEAAGAALITVHGRTSAQRYTGEADWDAIARVASAVKVPVVGSGDITTPAAALERQRMGVAAVMIGRGAVGNPWIFRALASGEDAWPGVQERARTALRHAELQEQFYDDDTGRLTLRPLRKVLPQYLPDFPELRGPLTQVLTAQDVRQVLAPLLGAAASDVTPARPAEYAVSHS; encoded by the coding sequence ATGAACGGCCCCGGCTTCTACCAGTCCCGCCTGCAGCGTCCCGGCGCGGTCCTCGCCCCGATGGCGGGCTACAGCGACGCGCCCATGCGTCAGCTGGCGGCCGAGCAGGGCGCGCTGTGGACCGTCAGTGAGATGATCAGCGCGCGCGGCCTGATGGGCGGCGGCGACACCGAGAAACTGAACCTGGGCCGCCCCTACCCCGGCGAGCAGGGCCGCGTGGTGCAGCTGTTCGGCGCCGAGCCAGAGGTGCTGGCCGGTGCAGTCGCCCGCGTAGAGGCGTGGTTCGCTCCGGCCGCAATCGACCTGAACATGGGCTGCCCCGTCCCGAAGATCCGCGGGAAGGGCGGCGCGTGCCTGCTCCAGACGCCCGAGACGGCGTACGACCTCGTGCGGGCCATGCGCTCGGCGACCACGCTGGACGTCAGTGCGAAGATCCGCCTGGGCTGGGACCACGACCGCAGCGTGGAGGTCGCGCAGGGCCTGGAGGCCGCCGGGGCCGCGCTGATCACCGTGCACGGCCGCACCAGCGCCCAGCGGTACACCGGTGAGGCCGACTGGGACGCGATCGCACGCGTGGCGTCTGCCGTGAAGGTGCCGGTGGTGGGCAGCGGGGACATCACCACGCCCGCTGCGGCCCTCGAGCGCCAGCGCATGGGCGTGGCCGCCGTGATGATCGGGCGCGGCGCGGTCGGGAACCCCTGGATCTTCCGCGCGCTCGCCAGCGGAGAGGACGCCTGGCCCGGCGTGCAGGAACGCGCCCGCACCGCGCTGCGCCACGCCGAACTGCAGGAGCAGTTCTACGACGATGACACCGGGCGCCTGACGCTGCGCCCGCTGCGCAAGGTGCTGCCGCAGTACCTGCCGGACTTCCCGGAGCTGCGTGGTCCCCTGACGCAGGTGCTCACGGCGCAGGACGTGCGTCAGGTGCTGGCCCCCCTGCTGGGTGCAGCGGCGTCCGACGTCACCCCGGCCCGCCCGGCAGAGTATGCTGTGAGTCATTCATGA
- a CDS encoding GNAT family N-acetyltransferase: protein MNATPLALHHAPLLHQLYAAAPGYFALLGTRVPHIKDVERDVEIALLDPRRSLELLYDERGELFGSLDCKHDYPEPGDLTINLLLIREDRQSQGLGEQAVRHLEARVPPGTTRILASVLGENPRGARFWERLGYTFTMDARPVMSWYAHPLTPPRTPPAPGVQVASD from the coding sequence TTGAACGCCACGCCGCTGGCGCTGCACCACGCGCCGCTGCTTCATCAACTCTACGCCGCCGCACCCGGGTACTTCGCGCTGCTGGGCACCCGCGTTCCCCACATCAAGGACGTCGAACGCGACGTGGAAATTGCGCTGCTCGACCCGCGCCGCAGCCTCGAACTCCTGTACGACGAGCGTGGCGAGCTGTTCGGCAGCCTCGACTGCAAGCACGACTACCCCGAACCCGGCGACCTGACCATCAACCTGCTGCTGATCCGCGAGGACCGCCAGTCCCAGGGTCTGGGTGAACAGGCCGTGCGTCACCTCGAGGCCCGCGTGCCGCCCGGCACCACCCGCATCCTGGCGAGCGTGCTGGGCGAGAACCCGCGCGGCGCGCGTTTCTGGGAGCGGCTGGGCTACACCTTCACCATGGACGCCCGGCCGGTCATGAGCTGGTACGCCCATCCGCTCACGCCGCCGCGCACCCCACCTGCGCCCGGCGTGCAGGTTGCCAGCGACTGA
- a CDS encoding DinB family protein has protein sequence MNVREYYAYLTAAREQLWNYLRALPQADLDRNLIEDADRFHSIKDLLLHVTDVEDHWVHGIVLGDGVQGLYPHDWVRPQAQQYDLGWILDYSREVTRRTCAFLDSEPDLNRSVKLVQDDPASDTVTLDQLMWNVMTHEVRHTAQIALMIRQLGHTPPWLDYMRFVRPQSTSAQAGAPDLDEDLDDTDEL, from the coding sequence ATGAACGTCCGCGAGTACTACGCCTACCTGACCGCCGCGCGAGAGCAGCTCTGGAACTACCTGCGCGCCCTGCCGCAGGCTGATCTGGACCGCAACCTGATCGAGGACGCCGACCGCTTCCACTCGATCAAGGACCTGCTGCTGCACGTCACGGACGTCGAGGATCACTGGGTGCACGGCATCGTTCTCGGGGACGGCGTGCAGGGCCTGTACCCGCACGACTGGGTGCGGCCCCAGGCGCAGCAGTACGACCTCGGGTGGATCCTCGACTACAGCCGTGAGGTCACGCGGCGCACCTGCGCCTTCCTGGACAGCGAACCGGACCTGAACCGCAGCGTGAAGCTCGTGCAGGACGACCCGGCCAGCGACACCGTCACCCTGGATCAGCTCATGTGGAACGTCATGACCCACGAGGTGCGCCACACCGCGCAGATCGCGCTGATGATCCGCCAGCTGGGCCACACGCCCCCCTGGCTGGACTACATGCGCTTCGTGCGGCCCCAGAGCACCTCCGCGCAGGCCGGCGCGCCCGACCTGGACGAGGACCTGGACGACACCGACGAGCTGTAG
- the sugE gene encoding quaternary ammonium compound efflux SMR transporter SugE, producing MAWTLLIIAGLLEIGWAIGLKYTEGFTRPVPTALTLLSMIASMGLLGLAAKTLPIGTAYGVWVGIGAVGAAILGIVLFHESVTPARVAFMILMIVSIIGLKATSGH from the coding sequence ATGGCATGGACTCTGCTCATCATCGCCGGACTGCTCGAAATCGGCTGGGCCATTGGCCTGAAGTACACGGAAGGCTTCACCCGCCCCGTCCCCACCGCCCTGACCCTGCTGAGCATGATCGCCAGCATGGGCCTGCTGGGCCTCGCCGCCAAGACCCTTCCGATCGGCACCGCGTACGGCGTGTGGGTCGGCATCGGCGCGGTCGGCGCGGCCATCCTGGGCATCGTGCTGTTCCACGAGAGCGTCACGCCCGCCCGCGTGGCGTTCATGATCCTGATGATCGTGTCCATCATCGGCCTGAAAGCCACCAGCGGCCACTGA
- a CDS encoding ABC transporter ATP-binding protein produces MLDVENLGIRFGGLHAVRDVTASIPAGQITAIIGPNGAGKSTFFNLISGFYRPTTGAVRFQGEDLTRRPTHEVVARGVARTFQTTTIYRELSVLENAMIGHRVRTRAGLLDALLRTPRERQDAQGSRDGALRALERVGLVRQAHLPAGALTQEGQKRVGIAMALASEPKLLLLDEPAAGMNPEETVNLMALIRELVAGGLTVALVEHKMSLVMGLADHILVLHHGQLIAQGTPAQVSRDPAVIEAYLGSHAHGGQMGQGGEAAHA; encoded by the coding sequence GTGCTTGACGTCGAGAACCTGGGCATCCGTTTCGGCGGGCTGCACGCCGTGAGGGACGTGACCGCCAGCATTCCGGCCGGGCAGATCACCGCGATCATCGGGCCGAACGGGGCGGGCAAGAGCACGTTCTTCAACCTGATCAGCGGCTTCTACCGCCCCACCACGGGCGCTGTCCGCTTCCAGGGTGAGGACCTGACCCGCCGCCCTACCCACGAGGTCGTCGCGCGCGGCGTGGCCCGCACGTTCCAGACGACCACCATCTACCGCGAACTGAGCGTGCTGGAGAACGCCATGATCGGCCACCGCGTCCGCACGCGCGCCGGACTGCTCGACGCGCTGCTGCGCACCCCCCGCGAACGCCAGGACGCGCAGGGCAGCCGTGACGGCGCGCTGCGCGCCCTGGAACGCGTGGGGCTGGTCCGGCAGGCGCACCTGCCCGCCGGGGCCCTGACGCAGGAGGGCCAGAAACGCGTGGGGATCGCCATGGCGCTCGCCAGCGAACCGAAACTGCTGCTGCTGGACGAACCGGCAGCCGGGATGAACCCCGAGGAGACCGTGAACCTCATGGCCCTGATCCGCGAACTGGTCGCGGGCGGCCTGACCGTTGCGCTGGTCGAGCACAAGATGAGCCTCGTGATGGGACTCGCCGATCACATCCTGGTGCTTCACCACGGGCAGCTGATCGCGCAGGGCACCCCGGCGCAGGTCAGCCGCGACCCGGCCGTGATCGAGGCGTACCTGGGGTCGCACGCGCACGGCGGGCAGATGGGCCAGGGTGGGGAGGCCGCGCATGCTTGA
- a CDS encoding branched-chain amino acid ABC transporter permease: MSTVLQQLFNALALGGVYALVALGLTLVYGVMRVPNFAHGGLYMLGAYLTYAALTSLKVGFLPALLLSAVGVALLAALMERVIFHPLRNAPHVHPMIAAIGVLFFLEALISHPKVFGPDFKQIAEPLPGIVNLGGVTLTWQRLLIVAASVLVMLGLNYFLKRTLTGATIEAMSQNREGARLVGINTNRVGMLTFAISGALAAVAASLIAPINAVTPSMGEVMNLKVFAIIILGGMGSVPGAIVGAFLLAFTEVFGGFYISLDFADVIGFAMLVVVLALRPQGLFRKGT, translated from the coding sequence TTGTCGACGGTGCTGCAACAACTGTTCAACGCGCTGGCGCTGGGGGGCGTGTACGCCCTGGTGGCGCTGGGGCTGACGCTGGTGTACGGCGTGATGCGCGTCCCGAACTTCGCGCACGGCGGGCTGTACATGCTGGGCGCGTACCTGACGTACGCGGCGCTGACAAGTCTGAAGGTGGGGTTCCTGCCCGCGCTGCTGCTGTCGGCGGTGGGCGTGGCGCTGCTGGCCGCACTCATGGAGCGCGTGATCTTCCACCCGCTGCGCAACGCCCCGCACGTGCACCCGATGATCGCGGCGATCGGGGTGCTGTTCTTCCTGGAGGCGCTGATCTCGCACCCGAAGGTATTCGGGCCGGATTTCAAACAGATCGCCGAGCCGCTGCCCGGCATCGTGAACCTGGGCGGCGTGACGCTGACGTGGCAGCGGCTGCTGATCGTCGCGGCGAGCGTACTGGTGATGCTGGGCCTGAACTACTTCCTGAAACGCACCCTGACCGGCGCGACCATCGAGGCGATGAGCCAGAACCGTGAGGGCGCGCGGCTGGTGGGCATCAACACCAACCGGGTCGGGATGCTGACCTTCGCGATCAGCGGGGCGCTCGCGGCGGTCGCGGCGAGCCTGATCGCGCCGATCAACGCGGTGACGCCCAGCATGGGTGAGGTCATGAACCTGAAGGTGTTCGCGATCATCATCCTGGGCGGCATGGGCAGCGTACCGGGCGCGATCGTGGGCGCGTTCCTGCTGGCGTTCACGGAGGTCTTCGGGGGCTTCTACATCAGCCTGGACTTCGCGGACGTGATCGGCTTCGCGATGCTGGTGGTCGTGCTTGCGCTGCGCCCGCAGGGGCTGTTCAGGAAGGGCACGTGA